A genome region from Gymnogyps californianus isolate 813 chromosome 4, ASM1813914v2, whole genome shotgun sequence includes the following:
- the LOC127016139 gene encoding placenta-specific gene 8 protein-like has translation MASHHVITFQPQLSAAPQAGEWQSGLMDCCSDFSVCICGAFCFSCLGCQVAGDMDECCLCGPTMAMRTLYRTRYHIPGSLLGDCAATMCCPMCALCQLKRDINQRKELGIF, from the exons ATGGCCTCTCACCATGTGATCACGTTCCAGCCTCAGCTTTCAGCTGCCCCGCAGGCAGGCGAGTGGCAGTCGGGGCTGATGGACTGCTGCTCTGACTTCAGCGTGT GTATTTGCGGAgccttctgcttcagctgcctGGGGTGCCAAGTGGCTGGGGACATGGATGAGTGCTGCCTGTGTGGCCCCACCATGGCCATGAGGACGCTCTACCGCACCAGATACCACATCCCG GGCTCCCTTCTGGGTGACTGCGCCGCCACCATGTGCTGCCCCATGTGTGCGCTCTGCCAGCTGAAGAGAGACATCAAccagaggaaggagctgggcaTATTCTG